The following are encoded in a window of Oncorhynchus mykiss isolate Arlee chromosome 11, USDA_OmykA_1.1, whole genome shotgun sequence genomic DNA:
- the LOC110535733 gene encoding formin-binding protein 1 isoform X1 — translation MHRNRGSFGRNCTETMSCRWGTELWDQFDNLEKHTHWGIEFVERYTKFVKERSEIEISYAKQIRNLSKKYQPKKNSREEDEYKYTSCRAFLMTLNELNDYAGQHEVIAENLTTHIICELTRYIQELKAERKSHFHDGRRAQQHIENSWKQLESSKRRFERDCKEADRAQQYFDKIDADINVTKADVEKRCSLKARQQAQLKHQVAEDSKNEYLTYLQKFNKEQNEHYYSLIPHIFQKIQEMEEKRIEKVGESMKTYAEVNRKVLPIVSKCLDGMTNAAASIEPTMDTKQVVESFKSGFEPPGDVEVEDYSLSMRRTVSESSYLNSRGEGKPSRSNSRGKLWPFKRNKLMSLLASPRQPPPPPPTSPSPGAVPNGPQSPQQPKEPLSHRLNEFMTSKHKMQCLRSLTRGLSLKLGSGPEDCSHLPPEQRRKKLQAKINDINKELQKEVDQRDALTKMKDVYVKNPHMGDPDSVDPRLEEIGQDIDKLELDSRKYEAWLLEVETRLAEKSDPHRRQSGLYDSNATTPVNNNCAPVNRESPDGSYTEDHSTEHHLKSRSTDFDDDFDDEDPLPTIGTCKSLYPFEGQNEGTISMAEGELLYVIEEDKGDGWTRVRRNEDEEGYVPTSYIKVFFDTNAKGAMTYI, via the exons ATGCATAGAAATCGTGGATCATTTGGAAGAAATTGCACTGAAACGATGAGTTGCAGATGGGGGACAGAGCTGTGG GACCAGTTTGACAACTTGGAAAAGCACACCCACTGGGGCATTGAGTTTGTGGAGAGGTATACAAAGTTTGTTAAGGAGAGATCTGAAATTGAAATCAGCTATGCAAAACAAATCAG AAACCTCTCTAAAAAATATCAGCCTAAGAAAAACTCAAGAGAGGAAGACGAATACAA GTATACATCCTGTCGGGCCTTCCTGATGACCCTGAATGAGCTGAACGACTATGCCGGACAACACGAGGTCATCGCTGAGAATCTCACCACTCATATCATCTGTGAGCTGACACGCTATATCCAGGAGCTGAAAGCAGAGAGGAAAtcg caTTTCCATGATGGCCGCAGAGCTCAGCAACACATTGAGAATTCTTGGAAACAACTGGAATCC AGTAAACGGAGATTTGAGAGAGACTGCAAGGAGGCGGACCGAGCCCAGCAGTACTTTGACAAGATTGATGCTGACATCAATGTGACCAAAGCAGACGTCGAAAAA CGGTGCTCTCTCAAG GCCAGACAGCAGGCCCAGTTGAAACACCAAGTGGCAGAGGACAGCAAGAATGAATACCTCACCTACCTGCAGAAGTTTAACAAGGAGCAGAATGAACATTATTATAGCCTTATACCTCACATCTTTCAG AAAAtacaggagatggaggagaaaagGATCGAGAAAGTGGGCGAGTCTATGAAGACTTACGCAGAGGTCAATCGGAAAGTGTTACCTATTGTTAGCAAATGTTTAGATGGCATGACCAATGCAGCAGCATCCATCGAGCCAACAATG GATACCAAGCAGGTGGTGGAATCCTTCAAGTCTGGCTTCGAGCCACCTGGCGACGTAGAAGTTGAGGACTATAGTCTCTCTATGAGGCGGACCGTGTCAGAGTCCAGCTATCTGAACTCGCGGGGGGAGGGCAAGCCCAGCCGCAGCAACAGCAGGGGCAAACTATGGCCTTTCAAGAGAAACAAG CTCATGTCTTTGTTAGCTTCCCCACGCCAACCACCTCCTCCCCCCCCTACCTCCCCATCACCCGGTGCCGTGCCCAACGGCCCCCAGTCTCCCCAGCAGCCCAAGGAGCCCCTCTCCCACCGCCTCAATGAGTTCATGACCTCCAAACATAAAATGCAATGTTTAAGGAGTCTGACACGCGGG CTTTCTCTCAAGCTG GGTTCTGGCCCTGAAGATTGTAGTCACCTGCCTCCTGAACAGAGGAGAAAGAAGCTCCAGGCCAAAATCAATGACATCAACAAGGAGCTACAAAAAGAGGTGGATCAGAG GGATGCTCTGACTAAAATGAAGGACGTGTACGTAAAGAACCCACACATGGGGGACCCCGACAGCGTGGACCCACGATTAGAGGAGATCGGACAAGATATTGACAAGTTAGAACTGGATTCAAGGAAATATGAA GCCTGGCTGCTGGAGGTGGAGACAAGGTTAGCAGAAAAGAGTGACCCACACAGACGACAAAGTGGATTGTACGACTCCAACGCTactacacctgtcaacaacaactgTGCACCTGTCAATCGAGAGAG CCCGGACGGCAGCTATACAGAGGATCATAGCACAGAGCATCACCTCAAATCTCGGAGCACCGACTTTGATGATGACTTTGATGACGAGGACCCACTCCCCACTATCGGAACCTGTAAATCGCTCTACCCTTTCGAAG
- the LOC110535733 gene encoding formin-binding protein 1 isoform X2, translating to MHRNRGSFGRNCTETMSCRWGTELWDQFDNLEKHTHWGIEFVERYTKFVKERSEIEISYAKQIRNLSKKYQPKKNSREEDEYKYTSCRAFLMTLNELNDYAGQHEVIAENLTTHIICELTRYIQELKAERKSHFHDGRRAQQHIENSWKQLESSKRRFERDCKEADRAQQYFDKIDADINVTKADVEKRCSLKARQQAQLKHQVAEDSKNEYLTYLQKFNKEQNEHYYSLIPHIFQKIQEMEEKRIEKVGESMKTYAEVNRKVLPIVSKCLDGMTNAAASIEPTMDTKQVVESFKSGFEPPGDVEVEDYSLSMRRTVSESSYLNSRGEGKPSRSNSRGKLWPFKRNKLMSLLASPRQPPPPPPTSPSPGAVPNGPQSPQQPKEPLSHRLNEFMTSKHKMQCLRSLTRGLSLKLGSGPEDCSHLPPEQRRKKLQAKINDINKELQKEVDQRDALTKMKDVYVKNPHMGDPDSVDPRLEEIGQDIDKLELDSRKYEAWLLEVETRLAEKSDPHRRQSGLYDSNATTPVNNNCAPVNRESPDGSYTEDHSTEHHLKSRSTDFDDDFDDEDPLPTIGTCKSLYPFEGQNEGTISMAEGELLYVIEEDKGDGWTRVRRNEDEEGYVPTSYIKVFFDTNAKDS from the exons ATGCATAGAAATCGTGGATCATTTGGAAGAAATTGCACTGAAACGATGAGTTGCAGATGGGGGACAGAGCTGTGG GACCAGTTTGACAACTTGGAAAAGCACACCCACTGGGGCATTGAGTTTGTGGAGAGGTATACAAAGTTTGTTAAGGAGAGATCTGAAATTGAAATCAGCTATGCAAAACAAATCAG AAACCTCTCTAAAAAATATCAGCCTAAGAAAAACTCAAGAGAGGAAGACGAATACAA GTATACATCCTGTCGGGCCTTCCTGATGACCCTGAATGAGCTGAACGACTATGCCGGACAACACGAGGTCATCGCTGAGAATCTCACCACTCATATCATCTGTGAGCTGACACGCTATATCCAGGAGCTGAAAGCAGAGAGGAAAtcg caTTTCCATGATGGCCGCAGAGCTCAGCAACACATTGAGAATTCTTGGAAACAACTGGAATCC AGTAAACGGAGATTTGAGAGAGACTGCAAGGAGGCGGACCGAGCCCAGCAGTACTTTGACAAGATTGATGCTGACATCAATGTGACCAAAGCAGACGTCGAAAAA CGGTGCTCTCTCAAG GCCAGACAGCAGGCCCAGTTGAAACACCAAGTGGCAGAGGACAGCAAGAATGAATACCTCACCTACCTGCAGAAGTTTAACAAGGAGCAGAATGAACATTATTATAGCCTTATACCTCACATCTTTCAG AAAAtacaggagatggaggagaaaagGATCGAGAAAGTGGGCGAGTCTATGAAGACTTACGCAGAGGTCAATCGGAAAGTGTTACCTATTGTTAGCAAATGTTTAGATGGCATGACCAATGCAGCAGCATCCATCGAGCCAACAATG GATACCAAGCAGGTGGTGGAATCCTTCAAGTCTGGCTTCGAGCCACCTGGCGACGTAGAAGTTGAGGACTATAGTCTCTCTATGAGGCGGACCGTGTCAGAGTCCAGCTATCTGAACTCGCGGGGGGAGGGCAAGCCCAGCCGCAGCAACAGCAGGGGCAAACTATGGCCTTTCAAGAGAAACAAG CTCATGTCTTTGTTAGCTTCCCCACGCCAACCACCTCCTCCCCCCCCTACCTCCCCATCACCCGGTGCCGTGCCCAACGGCCCCCAGTCTCCCCAGCAGCCCAAGGAGCCCCTCTCCCACCGCCTCAATGAGTTCATGACCTCCAAACATAAAATGCAATGTTTAAGGAGTCTGACACGCGGG CTTTCTCTCAAGCTG GGTTCTGGCCCTGAAGATTGTAGTCACCTGCCTCCTGAACAGAGGAGAAAGAAGCTCCAGGCCAAAATCAATGACATCAACAAGGAGCTACAAAAAGAGGTGGATCAGAG GGATGCTCTGACTAAAATGAAGGACGTGTACGTAAAGAACCCACACATGGGGGACCCCGACAGCGTGGACCCACGATTAGAGGAGATCGGACAAGATATTGACAAGTTAGAACTGGATTCAAGGAAATATGAA GCCTGGCTGCTGGAGGTGGAGACAAGGTTAGCAGAAAAGAGTGACCCACACAGACGACAAAGTGGATTGTACGACTCCAACGCTactacacctgtcaacaacaactgTGCACCTGTCAATCGAGAGAG CCCGGACGGCAGCTATACAGAGGATCATAGCACAGAGCATCACCTCAAATCTCGGAGCACCGACTTTGATGATGACTTTGATGACGAGGACCCACTCCCCACTATCGGAACCTGTAAATCGCTCTACCCTTTCGAAG
- the LOC110535733 gene encoding formin-binding protein 1 isoform X3 — MHRNRGSFGRNCTETMSCRWGTELWDQFDNLEKHTHWGIEFVERYTKFVKERSEIEISYAKQIRNLSKKYQPKKNSREEDEYKYTSCRAFLMTLNELNDYAGQHEVIAENLTTHIICELTRYIQELKAERKSHFHDGRRAQQHIENSWKQLESSKRRFERDCKEADRAQQYFDKIDADINVTKADVEKARQQAQLKHQVAEDSKNEYLTYLQKFNKEQNEHYYSLIPHIFQKIQEMEEKRIEKVGESMKTYAEVNRKVLPIVSKCLDGMTNAAASIEPTMDTKQVVESFKSGFEPPGDVEVEDYSLSMRRTVSESSYLNSRGEGKPSRSNSRGKLWPFKRNKLMSLLASPRQPPPPPPTSPSPGAVPNGPQSPQQPKEPLSHRLNEFMTSKHKMQCLRSLTRGLSLKLGSGPEDCSHLPPEQRRKKLQAKINDINKELQKEVDQRDALTKMKDVYVKNPHMGDPDSVDPRLEEIGQDIDKLELDSRKYEAWLLEVETRLAEKSDPHRRQSGLYDSNATTPVNNNCAPVNRESPDGSYTEDHSTEHHLKSRSTDFDDDFDDEDPLPTIGTCKSLYPFEGQNEGTISMAEGELLYVIEEDKGDGWTRVRRNEDEEGYVPTSYIKVFFDTNAKGAMTYI; from the exons ATGCATAGAAATCGTGGATCATTTGGAAGAAATTGCACTGAAACGATGAGTTGCAGATGGGGGACAGAGCTGTGG GACCAGTTTGACAACTTGGAAAAGCACACCCACTGGGGCATTGAGTTTGTGGAGAGGTATACAAAGTTTGTTAAGGAGAGATCTGAAATTGAAATCAGCTATGCAAAACAAATCAG AAACCTCTCTAAAAAATATCAGCCTAAGAAAAACTCAAGAGAGGAAGACGAATACAA GTATACATCCTGTCGGGCCTTCCTGATGACCCTGAATGAGCTGAACGACTATGCCGGACAACACGAGGTCATCGCTGAGAATCTCACCACTCATATCATCTGTGAGCTGACACGCTATATCCAGGAGCTGAAAGCAGAGAGGAAAtcg caTTTCCATGATGGCCGCAGAGCTCAGCAACACATTGAGAATTCTTGGAAACAACTGGAATCC AGTAAACGGAGATTTGAGAGAGACTGCAAGGAGGCGGACCGAGCCCAGCAGTACTTTGACAAGATTGATGCTGACATCAATGTGACCAAAGCAGACGTCGAAAAA GCCAGACAGCAGGCCCAGTTGAAACACCAAGTGGCAGAGGACAGCAAGAATGAATACCTCACCTACCTGCAGAAGTTTAACAAGGAGCAGAATGAACATTATTATAGCCTTATACCTCACATCTTTCAG AAAAtacaggagatggaggagaaaagGATCGAGAAAGTGGGCGAGTCTATGAAGACTTACGCAGAGGTCAATCGGAAAGTGTTACCTATTGTTAGCAAATGTTTAGATGGCATGACCAATGCAGCAGCATCCATCGAGCCAACAATG GATACCAAGCAGGTGGTGGAATCCTTCAAGTCTGGCTTCGAGCCACCTGGCGACGTAGAAGTTGAGGACTATAGTCTCTCTATGAGGCGGACCGTGTCAGAGTCCAGCTATCTGAACTCGCGGGGGGAGGGCAAGCCCAGCCGCAGCAACAGCAGGGGCAAACTATGGCCTTTCAAGAGAAACAAG CTCATGTCTTTGTTAGCTTCCCCACGCCAACCACCTCCTCCCCCCCCTACCTCCCCATCACCCGGTGCCGTGCCCAACGGCCCCCAGTCTCCCCAGCAGCCCAAGGAGCCCCTCTCCCACCGCCTCAATGAGTTCATGACCTCCAAACATAAAATGCAATGTTTAAGGAGTCTGACACGCGGG CTTTCTCTCAAGCTG GGTTCTGGCCCTGAAGATTGTAGTCACCTGCCTCCTGAACAGAGGAGAAAGAAGCTCCAGGCCAAAATCAATGACATCAACAAGGAGCTACAAAAAGAGGTGGATCAGAG GGATGCTCTGACTAAAATGAAGGACGTGTACGTAAAGAACCCACACATGGGGGACCCCGACAGCGTGGACCCACGATTAGAGGAGATCGGACAAGATATTGACAAGTTAGAACTGGATTCAAGGAAATATGAA GCCTGGCTGCTGGAGGTGGAGACAAGGTTAGCAGAAAAGAGTGACCCACACAGACGACAAAGTGGATTGTACGACTCCAACGCTactacacctgtcaacaacaactgTGCACCTGTCAATCGAGAGAG CCCGGACGGCAGCTATACAGAGGATCATAGCACAGAGCATCACCTCAAATCTCGGAGCACCGACTTTGATGATGACTTTGATGACGAGGACCCACTCCCCACTATCGGAACCTGTAAATCGCTCTACCCTTTCGAAG